In Deinococcus misasensis DSM 22328, a single window of DNA contains:
- the minE gene encoding cell division topological specificity factor MinE, giving the protein MFWGRKNRSKETLKNRLELVLAYDRAQIPPGRVEALRKELLEVVERYFPKNSSKVQPQIDVEQRGDTVVLTASIPLDNQ; this is encoded by the coding sequence ATGTTCTGGGGCAGAAAAAACCGCTCTAAGGAAACCCTGAAAAACCGTCTGGAACTGGTGCTGGCCTATGACCGCGCCCAGATCCCCCCTGGACGTGTGGAAGCCCTTCGCAAAGAACTTCTGGAAGTGGTGGAGCGTTACTTCCCCAAAAACAGCAGCAAAGTCCAGCCCCAGATTGATGTGGAGCAGCGCGGCGACACGGTGGTTTTGACCGCCAGCATCCCTCTGGACAATCAGTAA
- a CDS encoding transglutaminase family protein: MIQVDFTSPSTEDVKVTRYTFEHLTQYTYEEEAWDSFGTLHLQPVSGRQKLLDYDLVLRPTGHLRFHTDYFGNVAHEFHVEQHHKELAILSRGIIEVFSLALPSALMTLQKYQEALPPEFSEFLLPSQHVPAGSWRTNMGFNPEDPSEDLLSHLDRLNTDIFKAIVYTPGATDVFTSLQEFTTHKKGVCQDYAHLMIAILREQGIAARYISGYVYSEKHAEWHGAQASHAWVEVYLPGVGWAGWDPTNGVRVQEEHIVVASGRDYADVAPLNGVHSAGGKSELKVEVMVRKF, from the coding sequence ATGATTCAGGTGGACTTTACCTCCCCCAGCACCGAAGATGTGAAGGTGACCCGTTACACCTTCGAACACCTCACCCAGTACACCTATGAAGAGGAGGCGTGGGACAGCTTCGGCACCCTGCACCTGCAACCAGTCAGTGGCAGGCAAAAACTGCTGGATTACGATCTGGTCCTCCGGCCCACCGGCCACCTGCGTTTTCACACCGATTACTTCGGCAATGTGGCCCACGAATTCCATGTCGAGCAACACCACAAAGAACTGGCCATCCTGTCCAGAGGCATCATCGAAGTGTTCTCTCTGGCCTTGCCCTCTGCCCTGATGACCTTGCAAAAGTATCAGGAAGCCCTGCCTCCAGAGTTCTCAGAGTTCTTGCTGCCCTCCCAGCATGTCCCCGCAGGTTCATGGAGGACCAACATGGGTTTCAACCCAGAGGACCCCTCCGAAGACCTCCTGAGCCATCTGGACCGCCTGAACACCGACATCTTCAAAGCCATCGTGTACACCCCCGGAGCCACCGATGTGTTCACCTCGTTGCAGGAATTCACCACCCACAAAAAAGGGGTGTGTCAGGATTACGCCCACCTGATGATTGCCATTTTGCGTGAACAGGGGATTGCTGCGCGTTACATCTCGGGTTATGTTTATTCCGAAAAACATGCTGAATGGCACGGAGCGCAGGCTTCCCATGCATGGGTTGAAGTGTATTTGCCCGGAGTGGGTTGGGCAGGTTGGGACCCCACCAACGGGGTGCGGGTGCAAGAAGAACACATTGTGGTGGCCTCGGGCCGGGACTATGCAGATGTGGCCCCTCTAAACGGCGTGCACAGTGCCGGAGGCAAATCCGAACTCAAGGTTGAGGTGATGGTCCGAAAATTCTAA
- a CDS encoding alpha-E domain-containing protein, translating to MLSRLAENLFWMGRYIERAENTARLLDVNYHSTLEAPKWFPVRWEPLLRITTSQEQYFEHFPEVTPYNVPVWLAIHPHNHSSIRGCITTARENARSLRDRLPSEMWETINREYFKLGFATQDLINEDGLHNYCITARDASHLFFGIAEATLPRDEGWLFLQAGRLLERADSVLRMLAEYYQDIPTSAQNQVEIQNHHWMAVLKSVSAYEAYRKQYQSRLEPARIAAFLLQSHTFPRSVIFNLQTLKTLLEELADITQHNSREISRKLGWLIAQLDYGVPLDGLMVGDTRALKDMANSLWKISDDMGRLYFMARYA from the coding sequence ATGCTGAGCCGACTTGCCGAAAACCTGTTCTGGATGGGCAGGTACATTGAACGGGCCGAAAACACCGCCCGTCTTCTGGACGTGAATTACCACTCCACCCTTGAAGCCCCCAAGTGGTTTCCGGTGCGCTGGGAGCCGTTGCTGCGCATCACCACCTCTCAGGAACAGTACTTTGAGCACTTTCCAGAGGTGACCCCTTACAACGTTCCGGTGTGGCTGGCGATCCATCCGCACAACCATTCCAGCATCCGGGGTTGCATCACCACCGCCCGCGAAAATGCCCGCAGCCTCCGGGACCGCCTTCCCAGCGAGATGTGGGAAACCATCAACCGGGAATACTTCAAACTCGGGTTTGCCACGCAGGACCTCATCAACGAAGATGGCCTGCACAACTACTGCATCACCGCCAGAGATGCCAGCCACCTGTTTTTTGGTATTGCAGAAGCCACCCTGCCCAGAGATGAAGGCTGGCTGTTCTTGCAAGCCGGACGCCTTCTGGAACGGGCAGACAGCGTTCTCAGGATGCTGGCGGAATACTATCAGGACATTCCCACCTCGGCGCAGAATCAGGTGGAGATTCAAAACCACCACTGGATGGCGGTCCTGAAAAGCGTGTCGGCCTATGAAGCCTACCGCAAGCAGTACCAGTCCAGACTGGAACCTGCCCGCATCGCTGCCTTCCTGCTGCAAAGCCACACCTTCCCCAGAAGCGTGATTTTCAACCTGCAAACTTTAAAGACCCTGCTGGAAGAGCTCGCAGACATCACCCAGCACAACTCACGGGAAATCTCACGCAAACTCGGGTGGCTGATTGCCCAGCTGGATTACGGTGTGCCTCTGGACGGCCTGATGGTCGGAGACACCCGTGCCCTGAAAGACATGGCCAACTCCCTCTGGAAAATCTCGGATGACATGGGTCGCCTGTACTTCATGGCGAGGTACGCATGA
- the minD gene encoding septum site-determining protein MinD, with product MNGKVIVVTSGKGGVGKTTTTANIGTALAKLGQKVAIIDVDVGLRNLDVVMGLESRVVFDLVDVLEGACKVRQALIRDKRVENLFLLPAAQTRDKDSLSPEKMQDLIKMMLEEEGFDRILIDSPAGIEMGFKTAAAPAEGALVVVNPEVSSVRDADRIIGLLEAQQVPEIKLVINRLRPKMVAKGNMLSVEDVLEILGTKPIGIIPEDENILVSTNVGEPAVLGDSKAGQAFLDTARRIIGEDVPFMNLEEDRGFIATLKRIFGGGR from the coding sequence TTGAACGGAAAAGTGATCGTGGTGACCTCTGGCAAAGGTGGCGTCGGCAAGACCACCACCACCGCCAACATCGGAACAGCACTCGCCAAACTCGGTCAAAAGGTCGCCATCATTGACGTGGATGTGGGTCTCAGGAACCTCGACGTGGTGATGGGTCTGGAATCCAGAGTGGTTTTTGACCTCGTTGATGTGCTCGAAGGGGCATGCAAGGTCCGTCAGGCCCTGATCCGCGACAAACGCGTGGAAAACCTGTTTCTGCTGCCTGCAGCCCAAACCCGCGACAAGGATTCCCTGAGTCCTGAAAAAATGCAGGACCTGATCAAAATGATGCTGGAAGAAGAAGGCTTTGACCGCATCCTGATTGACTCTCCTGCAGGCATCGAAATGGGCTTCAAAACCGCCGCTGCCCCTGCAGAGGGCGCTCTGGTGGTCGTGAACCCCGAAGTCTCCTCTGTCCGTGACGCAGACCGCATCATCGGCCTTCTGGAAGCCCAGCAGGTGCCAGAAATCAAACTGGTGATCAACCGCCTGCGCCCCAAAATGGTGGCCAAAGGCAACATGCTCTCTGTCGAGGATGTGCTGGAGATTCTGGGCACCAAACCCATCGGCATCATTCCTGAAGACGAGAACATTCTGGTCTCCACCAACGTCGGTGAACCTGCCGTGCTGGGTGATTCCAAAGCCGGACAGGCTTTCCTTGACACTGCACGCCGCATCATCGGTGAAGACGTTCCCTTCATGAACCTTGAAGAGGACCGCGGCTTCATTGCCACCCTCAAGCGCATCTTCGGAGGTGGTCGGTAA
- a CDS encoding flotillin family protein: MEINFGLGLVILGAVILAVLLLVALIQNFLIVVPPNRVLVVSGRKTALENGDSVGYRVIRGGRAFRVPVLEQINWMDLGTIPLELTVQNAFSKGGIPLTVHAVANVKVNAREPYLSNAIERFLNTSQSQLMQITKDTLEGNLRGIIATLTPEEVNEDRLRFAAALIEEAEHDMHKIGMQLDTLKIQNVSDDAGYLKSIGRKRTAEVLKEARIAEAERNAEATQVEAGAQQRSQVTQAQAQQAIIEEQNKLRVRTAELNAVAVAKENEASVAGERARVVAEQQLEQERIVLNQKRFEADMITPARAQREAKLLEAQAEAAPIIEEGKAKAEAFRVLVEAFSSAGIAGERAFVLNMMPALVKEMADAVREVKIDKLNVIDSGNGEGFQKVLHNLPRGILSMMEQLETTTGVDLFSALQKTMHGIPEGLPEPQNATVG; the protein is encoded by the coding sequence ATGGAAATCAACTTCGGACTTGGACTGGTGATTCTGGGTGCAGTGATCCTTGCGGTGCTTTTGCTGGTGGCCCTGATTCAGAACTTCCTGATCGTGGTGCCACCCAATCGGGTATTGGTGGTTTCAGGGCGCAAAACCGCTCTGGAAAATGGAGACAGTGTGGGCTACCGGGTCATTCGTGGAGGGCGTGCCTTCAGGGTCCCGGTGCTGGAACAAATCAACTGGATGGATCTGGGCACCATCCCTCTGGAACTCACGGTTCAAAATGCCTTTTCCAAGGGAGGCATTCCCCTGACCGTGCATGCGGTTGCCAACGTGAAAGTCAATGCCAGAGAGCCTTACCTGTCCAATGCCATCGAGCGCTTTCTGAACACTTCCCAATCTCAACTGATGCAAATCACCAAAGACACCTTGGAAGGGAACTTGCGTGGCATCATTGCCACATTGACCCCAGAGGAGGTCAACGAAGACCGCTTGCGTTTTGCTGCTGCCCTCATCGAAGAGGCCGAGCATGACATGCACAAAATCGGCATGCAACTGGACACCCTCAAGATCCAGAACGTGTCAGACGATGCCGGTTACCTGAAATCCATCGGGCGCAAACGCACCGCCGAGGTCCTGAAAGAAGCCCGCATCGCGGAAGCCGAAAGAAACGCCGAAGCCACACAGGTGGAGGCCGGAGCCCAACAGCGTTCTCAGGTGACCCAAGCGCAAGCCCAGCAAGCCATCATTGAAGAGCAGAACAAACTCAGGGTGCGCACTGCAGAATTGAATGCGGTTGCTGTCGCCAAAGAAAACGAGGCCAGCGTGGCCGGGGAACGGGCCAGAGTGGTTGCAGAACAACAACTGGAACAAGAGCGCATCGTGCTGAACCAGAAGCGCTTTGAAGCCGACATGATCACCCCGGCCAGAGCCCAGCGTGAAGCCAAATTGCTGGAAGCACAGGCCGAAGCTGCTCCCATCATCGAAGAAGGAAAAGCCAAAGCGGAAGCTTTCCGCGTGCTGGTGGAAGCCTTCTCAAGTGCCGGAATTGCCGGAGAGCGTGCCTTCGTGCTCAACATGATGCCCGCTCTGGTCAAAGAAATGGCCGACGCTGTGCGTGAAGTCAAAATTGACAAACTCAATGTGATTGACTCTGGCAACGGAGAAGGCTTTCAGAAGGTGCTGCACAACCTGCCCAGAGGCATCCTGAGCATGATGGAGCAGCTGGAAACCACCACCGGCGTGGACCTGTTCTCTGCGTTGCAGAAGACCATGCATGGGATTCCCGAAGGGTTGCCCGAGCCACAGAACGCCACCGTAGGGTGA